One window from the genome of Cricetulus griseus strain 17A/GY chromosome 2, alternate assembly CriGri-PICRH-1.0, whole genome shotgun sequence encodes:
- the Tnfrsf25 gene encoding tumor necrosis factor receptor superfamily member 25 isoform X4, whose protein sequence is MEEEPGRERCSPGAATQRSATHVPQALFLLLLLLLPGGQGQGGTPGRCDCARDSQKRYGPFCCRGCPEGHYMKTSCTEPCGNATCLPCPRGTFLTWGNHFKSDCTRCQACDEMGFQVTLENCSAVSDTRCGCQSGLVCSTEPCREGSPFPCFSCSDCAAPPTPAILRDQAEGGPQDGSPYLLQGGEGIRQSWTALSPARTPFAGVSTESALKPQTQPAAPEAGSGVVLWVQLLLGASFLLGPTLICLYCRCQPCKPVVPADTAGMETLTSPQTTHLSASDSAHTLLAPQDSGKVCTTVQLLGNNWTPGLSHTQEVACSQSPQPWNQLPNRTLGSPAAMLQPGPQLYDVMDAVPARRWKEFVRTLGLREAEIEAVEVEICRFRDQQYEMLKRWRQQQPAGLGAIYAALERMGLEGCAEDLRSRLQHGP, encoded by the exons ATGGAGGAGGAGCCCGGGAGGGAGAGGTGTTCTCCTGGGGCAGCCACACAGAGGTCAGCCACACATGTTCCCCaggctctcttcctcctcctcctgttgctgctgcctgggggccagggccagggcGGCACCCCTGGCAGGTGTGACTGTGCCAGGGACTCACAGAAGAGGTATGGCCCCTTTTGTTGCAGGGGCTGCCCAGAAG GACACTACATGAAGACCTCCTGTACAGAGCCATGCGGCAACGCCACCTGCCTTCCCTGCCCTCGGGGCACCTTCTTAACTTGGGGAAACCACTTTAAGTCAGACTGTACCCGCTGCCAAGCCTGTGATGAAATGG GTTTTCAAGTGACCCTGGAGAACTGTTCAGCCGTGTCAGACACCCGCTGTGGCTGCCAGTCAGGGCTTGTCTGCTCCACCGAGCCCTGTAGGGAAGGTTCACCCTTTCCTTGCTTTTCATGTTCAGATTGTGCTGCTCCGCCAACCCCCG CAATACTTAGGGACCAGGCAGAAGGAGGCCCACAGGATGGAAGCCCCTACCTCCTGCAAGGTGGGGAAGGTATCAGGCAGTCCTGGACAGCCCTCAGCCCTGCCCGCACCCCTTTTGCAGGGGTTTCCACAGAATCTGCCCTGAAGCCACAGACACAGCCAGCAGCACCTGAGGCCGGAAGTGGAGTAG TATTGTGGGTCCAGCTGCTTCTGGGGGCCTCATTCCTGCTTGGGCCCACCCTGATCTGTTTATACTGCCGATGCCAGCCTTGCAAGCCTGTGGTTCCTG CAGACACAGCTGGGATGGAGACCCTGACCTCACCACAG ACTACCCATCTCTCCGCCTCAGACAGCGCCCATACCCTCCTGGCACCTCAAGACAGTGGGAAAGTCTGCACCACTGTTCAGTTGTTAGGCAACAACTGGACCCCTGGTTtatcccacactcaggaggtggCCTGCAGCCAGTCTCCACAGCCCTGGAATCAGCTACCAAACAGAACTCTTG GCTCGCCGGCTGCTATGCTCCAGCCTGGCCCGCAGCTCTATGATGTGATGGATGCAGTCCCCGCACGGCGGTGGAAGGAGTTCGTGCGCACTCTGGGGCTGCGGGAGGCAGAAATTGAGGCTGTGGAAGTGGAGATCTGCCGCTTCCGAGACCAGCAGTATGAGATGCTCAAACGCTGGCGGCAGCAGCAGCCTGCAGGCCTGGGTGCCATCTATGCGGCCCTGGAGCGCATGGGGTTGGAAGGCTGTGCGGAGGACCTGCGCAGCCGCCTGCAGCACGGCCCGTGA
- the Tnfrsf25 gene encoding tumor necrosis factor receptor superfamily member 25 isoform X1, which yields MEEEPGRERCSPGAATQRSATHVPQALFLLLLLLLPGGQGQGGTPGRCDCARDSQKRYGPFCCRGCPEGHYMKTSCTEPCGNATCLPCPRGTFLTWGNHFKSDCTRCQACDEMGFQVTLENCSAVSDTRCGCQSGLVCSTEPCREGSPFPCFSCSDCAAPPTPAILRDQAEGGPQDGSPYLLQGGEGIRQSWTALSPARTPFAGVSTESALKPQTQPAAPEAGSGVVLWVQLLLGASFLLGPTLICLYCRCQPCKPVVPADTAGMETLTSPQTTHLSASDSAHTLLAPQDSGKVCTTVQLLGNNWTPGLSHTQEVACSQSPQPWNQLPNRTLGLPLTPALSPAPPSGSPAAMLQPGPQLYDVMDAVPARRWKEFVRTLGLREAEIEAVEVEICRFRDQQYEMLKRWRQQQPAGLGAIYAALERMGLEGCAEDLRSRLQHGP from the exons ATGGAGGAGGAGCCCGGGAGGGAGAGGTGTTCTCCTGGGGCAGCCACACAGAGGTCAGCCACACATGTTCCCCaggctctcttcctcctcctcctgttgctgctgcctgggggccagggccagggcGGCACCCCTGGCAGGTGTGACTGTGCCAGGGACTCACAGAAGAGGTATGGCCCCTTTTGTTGCAGGGGCTGCCCAGAAG GACACTACATGAAGACCTCCTGTACAGAGCCATGCGGCAACGCCACCTGCCTTCCCTGCCCTCGGGGCACCTTCTTAACTTGGGGAAACCACTTTAAGTCAGACTGTACCCGCTGCCAAGCCTGTGATGAAATGG GTTTTCAAGTGACCCTGGAGAACTGTTCAGCCGTGTCAGACACCCGCTGTGGCTGCCAGTCAGGGCTTGTCTGCTCCACCGAGCCCTGTAGGGAAGGTTCACCCTTTCCTTGCTTTTCATGTTCAGATTGTGCTGCTCCGCCAACCCCCG CAATACTTAGGGACCAGGCAGAAGGAGGCCCACAGGATGGAAGCCCCTACCTCCTGCAAGGTGGGGAAGGTATCAGGCAGTCCTGGACAGCCCTCAGCCCTGCCCGCACCCCTTTTGCAGGGGTTTCCACAGAATCTGCCCTGAAGCCACAGACACAGCCAGCAGCACCTGAGGCCGGAAGTGGAGTAG TATTGTGGGTCCAGCTGCTTCTGGGGGCCTCATTCCTGCTTGGGCCCACCCTGATCTGTTTATACTGCCGATGCCAGCCTTGCAAGCCTGTGGTTCCTG CAGACACAGCTGGGATGGAGACCCTGACCTCACCACAG ACTACCCATCTCTCCGCCTCAGACAGCGCCCATACCCTCCTGGCACCTCAAGACAGTGGGAAAGTCTGCACCACTGTTCAGTTGTTAGGCAACAACTGGACCCCTGGTTtatcccacactcaggaggtggCCTGCAGCCAGTCTCCACAGCCCTGGAATCAGCTACCAAACAGAACTCTTG GCCTCCCTCTGACACCTGCGCTCTCGCCAGCGCCTCCTTCAGGCTCGCCGGCTGCTATGCTCCAGCCTGGCCCGCAGCTCTATGATGTGATGGATGCAGTCCCCGCACGGCGGTGGAAGGAGTTCGTGCGCACTCTGGGGCTGCGGGAGGCAGAAATTGAGGCTGTGGAAGTGGAGATCTGCCGCTTCCGAGACCAGCAGTATGAGATGCTCAAACGCTGGCGGCAGCAGCAGCCTGCAGGCCTGGGTGCCATCTATGCGGCCCTGGAGCGCATGGGGTTGGAAGGCTGTGCGGAGGACCTGCGCAGCCGCCTGCAGCACGGCCCGTGA
- the Tnfrsf25 gene encoding tumor necrosis factor receptor superfamily member 25 isoform X2, with product MEEEPGRERCSPGAATQRSATHVPQALFLLLLLLLPGGQGQGGTPGRCDCARDSQKRYGPFCCRGCPEGHYMKTSCTEPCGNATCLPCPRGTFLTWGNHFKSDCTRCQACDEMGFQVTLENCSAVSDTRCGCQSGLVCSTEPCREGSPFPCFSCSDCAAPPTPAILRDQAEGGPQDGSPYLLQGGEGIRQSWTALSPARTPFAGVSTESALKPQTQPAAPEAGSGVVLWVQLLLGASFLLGPTLICLYCRCQPCKPVVPDTAGMETLTSPQTTHLSASDSAHTLLAPQDSGKVCTTVQLLGNNWTPGLSHTQEVACSQSPQPWNQLPNRTLGLPLTPALSPAPPSGSPAAMLQPGPQLYDVMDAVPARRWKEFVRTLGLREAEIEAVEVEICRFRDQQYEMLKRWRQQQPAGLGAIYAALERMGLEGCAEDLRSRLQHGP from the exons ATGGAGGAGGAGCCCGGGAGGGAGAGGTGTTCTCCTGGGGCAGCCACACAGAGGTCAGCCACACATGTTCCCCaggctctcttcctcctcctcctgttgctgctgcctgggggccagggccagggcGGCACCCCTGGCAGGTGTGACTGTGCCAGGGACTCACAGAAGAGGTATGGCCCCTTTTGTTGCAGGGGCTGCCCAGAAG GACACTACATGAAGACCTCCTGTACAGAGCCATGCGGCAACGCCACCTGCCTTCCCTGCCCTCGGGGCACCTTCTTAACTTGGGGAAACCACTTTAAGTCAGACTGTACCCGCTGCCAAGCCTGTGATGAAATGG GTTTTCAAGTGACCCTGGAGAACTGTTCAGCCGTGTCAGACACCCGCTGTGGCTGCCAGTCAGGGCTTGTCTGCTCCACCGAGCCCTGTAGGGAAGGTTCACCCTTTCCTTGCTTTTCATGTTCAGATTGTGCTGCTCCGCCAACCCCCG CAATACTTAGGGACCAGGCAGAAGGAGGCCCACAGGATGGAAGCCCCTACCTCCTGCAAGGTGGGGAAGGTATCAGGCAGTCCTGGACAGCCCTCAGCCCTGCCCGCACCCCTTTTGCAGGGGTTTCCACAGAATCTGCCCTGAAGCCACAGACACAGCCAGCAGCACCTGAGGCCGGAAGTGGAGTAG TATTGTGGGTCCAGCTGCTTCTGGGGGCCTCATTCCTGCTTGGGCCCACCCTGATCTGTTTATACTGCCGATGCCAGCCTTGCAAGCCTGTGGTTCCTG ACACAGCTGGGATGGAGACCCTGACCTCACCACAG ACTACCCATCTCTCCGCCTCAGACAGCGCCCATACCCTCCTGGCACCTCAAGACAGTGGGAAAGTCTGCACCACTGTTCAGTTGTTAGGCAACAACTGGACCCCTGGTTtatcccacactcaggaggtggCCTGCAGCCAGTCTCCACAGCCCTGGAATCAGCTACCAAACAGAACTCTTG GCCTCCCTCTGACACCTGCGCTCTCGCCAGCGCCTCCTTCAGGCTCGCCGGCTGCTATGCTCCAGCCTGGCCCGCAGCTCTATGATGTGATGGATGCAGTCCCCGCACGGCGGTGGAAGGAGTTCGTGCGCACTCTGGGGCTGCGGGAGGCAGAAATTGAGGCTGTGGAAGTGGAGATCTGCCGCTTCCGAGACCAGCAGTATGAGATGCTCAAACGCTGGCGGCAGCAGCAGCCTGCAGGCCTGGGTGCCATCTATGCGGCCCTGGAGCGCATGGGGTTGGAAGGCTGTGCGGAGGACCTGCGCAGCCGCCTGCAGCACGGCCCGTGA
- the Tnfrsf25 gene encoding tumor necrosis factor receptor superfamily member 25 isoform X3 has translation MEEEPGRERCSPGAATQRSATHVPQALFLLLLLLLPGGQGQGGTPGRCDCARDSQKRYGPFCCRGCPEGHYMKTSCTEPCGNATCLPCPRGTFLTWGNHFKSDCTRCQACDEMGFQVTLENCSAVSDTRCGCQSGLVCSTEPCREGSPFPCFSCSDCAAPPTPAILRDQAEGGPQDGSPYLLQGGEGIRQSWTALSPARTPFAGVSTESALKPQTQPAAPEAGSGVVLWVQLLLGASFLLGPTLICLYCRCQPCKPVVPADTAGMETLTSPQTTHLSASDSAHTLLAPQDSGKVCTTVQLLGNNWTPGLSHTQEVACSQSPQPWNQLPNRTLAPPSGSPAAMLQPGPQLYDVMDAVPARRWKEFVRTLGLREAEIEAVEVEICRFRDQQYEMLKRWRQQQPAGLGAIYAALERMGLEGCAEDLRSRLQHGP, from the exons ATGGAGGAGGAGCCCGGGAGGGAGAGGTGTTCTCCTGGGGCAGCCACACAGAGGTCAGCCACACATGTTCCCCaggctctcttcctcctcctcctgttgctgctgcctgggggccagggccagggcGGCACCCCTGGCAGGTGTGACTGTGCCAGGGACTCACAGAAGAGGTATGGCCCCTTTTGTTGCAGGGGCTGCCCAGAAG GACACTACATGAAGACCTCCTGTACAGAGCCATGCGGCAACGCCACCTGCCTTCCCTGCCCTCGGGGCACCTTCTTAACTTGGGGAAACCACTTTAAGTCAGACTGTACCCGCTGCCAAGCCTGTGATGAAATGG GTTTTCAAGTGACCCTGGAGAACTGTTCAGCCGTGTCAGACACCCGCTGTGGCTGCCAGTCAGGGCTTGTCTGCTCCACCGAGCCCTGTAGGGAAGGTTCACCCTTTCCTTGCTTTTCATGTTCAGATTGTGCTGCTCCGCCAACCCCCG CAATACTTAGGGACCAGGCAGAAGGAGGCCCACAGGATGGAAGCCCCTACCTCCTGCAAGGTGGGGAAGGTATCAGGCAGTCCTGGACAGCCCTCAGCCCTGCCCGCACCCCTTTTGCAGGGGTTTCCACAGAATCTGCCCTGAAGCCACAGACACAGCCAGCAGCACCTGAGGCCGGAAGTGGAGTAG TATTGTGGGTCCAGCTGCTTCTGGGGGCCTCATTCCTGCTTGGGCCCACCCTGATCTGTTTATACTGCCGATGCCAGCCTTGCAAGCCTGTGGTTCCTG CAGACACAGCTGGGATGGAGACCCTGACCTCACCACAG ACTACCCATCTCTCCGCCTCAGACAGCGCCCATACCCTCCTGGCACCTCAAGACAGTGGGAAAGTCTGCACCACTGTTCAGTTGTTAGGCAACAACTGGACCCCTGGTTtatcccacactcaggaggtggCCTGCAGCCAGTCTCCACAGCCCTGGAATCAGCTACCAAACAGAACTCTTG CGCCTCCTTCAGGCTCGCCGGCTGCTATGCTCCAGCCTGGCCCGCAGCTCTATGATGTGATGGATGCAGTCCCCGCACGGCGGTGGAAGGAGTTCGTGCGCACTCTGGGGCTGCGGGAGGCAGAAATTGAGGCTGTGGAAGTGGAGATCTGCCGCTTCCGAGACCAGCAGTATGAGATGCTCAAACGCTGGCGGCAGCAGCAGCCTGCAGGCCTGGGTGCCATCTATGCGGCCCTGGAGCGCATGGGGTTGGAAGGCTGTGCGGAGGACCTGCGCAGCCGCCTGCAGCACGGCCCGTGA
- the Tnfrsf25 gene encoding tumor necrosis factor receptor superfamily member 25 isoform X5, with protein sequence MEEEPGRERCSPGAATQRSATHVPQALFLLLLLLLPGGQGQGGTPGRCDCARDSQKRYGPFCCRGCPEGHYMKTSCTEPCGNATCLPCPRGTFLTWGNHFKSDCTRCQACDEMGFQVTLENCSAVSDTRCGCQSGLVCSTEPCREGSPFPCFSCSDCAAPPTPGVSTESALKPQTQPAAPEAGSGVVLWVQLLLGASFLLGPTLICLYCRCQPCKPVVPADTAGMETLTSPQTTHLSASDSAHTLLAPQDSGKVCTTVQLLGNNWTPGLSHTQEVACSQSPQPWNQLPNRTLGLPLTPALSPAPPSGSPAAMLQPGPQLYDVMDAVPARRWKEFVRTLGLREAEIEAVEVEICRFRDQQYEMLKRWRQQQPAGLGAIYAALERMGLEGCAEDLRSRLQHGP encoded by the exons ATGGAGGAGGAGCCCGGGAGGGAGAGGTGTTCTCCTGGGGCAGCCACACAGAGGTCAGCCACACATGTTCCCCaggctctcttcctcctcctcctgttgctgctgcctgggggccagggccagggcGGCACCCCTGGCAGGTGTGACTGTGCCAGGGACTCACAGAAGAGGTATGGCCCCTTTTGTTGCAGGGGCTGCCCAGAAG GACACTACATGAAGACCTCCTGTACAGAGCCATGCGGCAACGCCACCTGCCTTCCCTGCCCTCGGGGCACCTTCTTAACTTGGGGAAACCACTTTAAGTCAGACTGTACCCGCTGCCAAGCCTGTGATGAAATGG GTTTTCAAGTGACCCTGGAGAACTGTTCAGCCGTGTCAGACACCCGCTGTGGCTGCCAGTCAGGGCTTGTCTGCTCCACCGAGCCCTGTAGGGAAGGTTCACCCTTTCCTTGCTTTTCATGTTCAGATTGTGCTGCTCCGCCAACCCCCG GGGTTTCCACAGAATCTGCCCTGAAGCCACAGACACAGCCAGCAGCACCTGAGGCCGGAAGTGGAGTAG TATTGTGGGTCCAGCTGCTTCTGGGGGCCTCATTCCTGCTTGGGCCCACCCTGATCTGTTTATACTGCCGATGCCAGCCTTGCAAGCCTGTGGTTCCTG CAGACACAGCTGGGATGGAGACCCTGACCTCACCACAG ACTACCCATCTCTCCGCCTCAGACAGCGCCCATACCCTCCTGGCACCTCAAGACAGTGGGAAAGTCTGCACCACTGTTCAGTTGTTAGGCAACAACTGGACCCCTGGTTtatcccacactcaggaggtggCCTGCAGCCAGTCTCCACAGCCCTGGAATCAGCTACCAAACAGAACTCTTG GCCTCCCTCTGACACCTGCGCTCTCGCCAGCGCCTCCTTCAGGCTCGCCGGCTGCTATGCTCCAGCCTGGCCCGCAGCTCTATGATGTGATGGATGCAGTCCCCGCACGGCGGTGGAAGGAGTTCGTGCGCACTCTGGGGCTGCGGGAGGCAGAAATTGAGGCTGTGGAAGTGGAGATCTGCCGCTTCCGAGACCAGCAGTATGAGATGCTCAAACGCTGGCGGCAGCAGCAGCCTGCAGGCCTGGGTGCCATCTATGCGGCCCTGGAGCGCATGGGGTTGGAAGGCTGTGCGGAGGACCTGCGCAGCCGCCTGCAGCACGGCCCGTGA